Proteins from a genomic interval of Sphingobacterium sp. SYP-B4668:
- a CDS encoding FAD-dependent oxidoreductase — MKIQFITLKAVVITFLLSYCCPELTLAQQRLSVEVLVVGGTTSGISAGLSSARAGVNTLVVEETPWIGGMFSAQGVGAVDGNHHLPSGIWNEFREEIRKHYGGAGAVHTGWVSNTLFEPHVADSVFKAMAHKEKDLRIIYGYYLDKLIKKGNIIKGAVFRNANDEKLVVHAAVTIDATDIGESLKMAGAAYRLGMDAQEETHESGAPDKANDIVQDLTWVAILKDYGVHADKTIARPNGYDPEEFKGCCAETVDQVKIDCAYMIQYGRMPHNKYMINWPKYGNDIYLNVVEMSRNKRDKELKKAKEQTLRFVYYLQHELGFKHLGLADDEFETSDLLAYKPYHREGRRVKGISFLTYNDVEKPYGQATHLYRTGISVGDYPVDHHHAKHADAPKIGFDPVPSFSIPLGSLIPESVNGLIVADKAISVSNLMNGSTRLQPVVLLTGQAAGILAALSVKQGRAPRAVSIREVQELLLQAKAYIMPLYDVPVTDSDFNNIQKIAATGILRTYGEPWQWANRTWFYPDSMLTVAEFSKGLHDFDSRIPIMTDTQVLTSREAVTLIARICEVKEIPKPMEYADIPISKRELTKLLMKFLNPFAKQIDHQGHYVE; from the coding sequence ATGAAAATACAATTTATAACTTTAAAAGCTGTTGTTATCACTTTTTTGCTGTCGTATTGTTGCCCCGAATTGACTTTGGCCCAGCAACGGCTGTCTGTAGAGGTATTGGTGGTCGGAGGAACGACTAGTGGCATATCTGCTGGTCTATCGTCGGCTAGAGCAGGTGTGAATACATTAGTTGTGGAGGAGACGCCATGGATAGGCGGGATGTTTTCTGCTCAAGGGGTTGGCGCCGTAGACGGTAACCATCATTTACCTTCGGGCATCTGGAATGAATTTAGAGAAGAGATAAGGAAGCACTATGGAGGTGCTGGGGCGGTCCATACGGGGTGGGTGAGCAATACCCTATTTGAGCCCCATGTGGCGGATAGCGTGTTCAAAGCGATGGCGCACAAAGAGAAGGACCTACGTATCATTTATGGGTACTATTTGGATAAGTTAATAAAAAAGGGAAACATCATAAAGGGGGCCGTTTTTCGGAATGCCAATGACGAAAAGCTTGTTGTGCATGCAGCGGTCACTATTGACGCAACCGACATCGGGGAGAGTCTTAAGATGGCTGGGGCGGCTTACCGATTGGGGATGGATGCACAAGAGGAAACTCATGAGTCGGGAGCTCCCGACAAAGCAAATGACATTGTGCAGGACCTGACTTGGGTCGCGATCTTGAAAGACTATGGTGTGCATGCGGATAAAACCATAGCACGGCCGAACGGCTACGACCCTGAAGAATTTAAAGGATGCTGTGCTGAGACGGTGGATCAGGTGAAAATTGATTGTGCGTATATGATTCAGTATGGGCGAATGCCTCATAATAAATACATGATCAATTGGCCCAAATACGGGAACGATATTTATCTGAACGTGGTGGAAATGTCACGCAACAAACGAGACAAAGAACTGAAAAAAGCAAAGGAACAAACGCTTAGATTTGTGTACTATTTACAGCATGAATTGGGCTTTAAGCATTTAGGCTTGGCGGATGATGAATTCGAAACGAGCGACTTATTGGCTTATAAGCCTTATCATCGAGAAGGCAGACGGGTAAAAGGAATCTCTTTCTTGACATATAATGATGTGGAGAAACCCTATGGGCAGGCTACACATCTTTATAGAACAGGTATCTCTGTAGGTGATTATCCGGTAGATCACCATCATGCTAAACATGCCGATGCACCGAAGATCGGTTTTGATCCGGTACCATCGTTTAGCATTCCCCTAGGGTCACTTATCCCAGAATCTGTTAATGGATTGATTGTAGCCGACAAAGCAATTTCGGTTTCTAATTTGATGAACGGATCGACACGATTACAGCCAGTGGTGCTTCTGACTGGACAAGCGGCGGGGATATTGGCGGCCTTGTCGGTGAAGCAGGGTAGGGCTCCGCGTGCCGTATCCATTCGGGAGGTACAGGAGTTGTTGTTACAAGCAAAAGCTTATATCATGCCGCTGTATGATGTGCCAGTGACAGATTCTGATTTTAATAATATCCAAAAAATAGCCGCGACAGGTATTCTTAGGACATATGGCGAGCCTTGGCAATGGGCAAATCGCACGTGGTTTTATCCTGATAGCATGCTGACTGTAGCAGAGTTTTCAAAAGGCTTGCATGATTTCGATAGTCGCATACCTATTATGACAGATACGCAGGTGTTGACTAGTCGTGAGGCAGTGACTTTAATTGCTAGAATCTGCGAGGTTAAAGAGATTCCCAAGCCTATGGAATATGCAGATATCCCGATTTCGAAGCGCGAGCTGACCAAGTTGCTGATGAAGTTTCTAAACCCCTTTGCAAAACAAATAGATCATCAGGGGCATTATGTCGAATGA
- a CDS encoding DMT family transporter, whose translation MEKTIWIVLALLAGAVLPLQGGLNTKLGKIVESPIHASTISFIIGALGLIIYMLITQQHAVMQNLRSAPAAVWSGGILGAFYVTIVVLAFPKLGPGLTFGLVVAGQMVISLALEHFNILVAQQQSLSWGRIAGICVVILGVILIKKM comes from the coding sequence ATGGAAAAAACAATATGGATAGTGCTTGCTCTATTGGCTGGAGCTGTATTACCGCTACAAGGTGGACTCAATACCAAACTGGGTAAAATAGTAGAAAGTCCAATACACGCTTCCACGATCTCGTTTATCATCGGCGCTCTAGGCTTAATCATATATATGTTGATTACGCAACAGCATGCCGTAATGCAAAACCTACGATCGGCTCCAGCGGCAGTATGGAGCGGGGGAATACTTGGAGCTTTCTACGTTACAATAGTCGTTTTGGCTTTTCCTAAACTTGGGCCAGGTTTGACATTTGGGCTAGTGGTTGCGGGACAGATGGTCATTTCGTTAGCACTTGAACACTTTAACATATTGGTCGCTCAACAACAATCGCTGTCATGGGGGCGAATTGCAGGTATTTGTGTTGTCATACTGGGGGTCATTCTCATAAAGAAAATGTAA
- a CDS encoding calcineurin-like phosphoesterase C-terminal domain-containing protein — MKKNRLAICLFLLMLCASQQLLAQQHALKRTFFGKVSVQGKGIPAVAVSDGVQITYTDKKGNYKLSSIENVEFVFISTPAGFTTTITNGVPDFFRRVSNRTTVKQRFDFELERNDKDEYRHTLVVCADPQVGFDEDVPKLEAILTDMKGHVRDYFADQAVYGIMCGDIVENIDQVSPTFQDIRQRFTATGIPFFYVAGNHDMDLDMRSNHRSKSRYEAVFGPSYYSFNRGKIHYVVLDDVFSTGRAYGYIGYLEEKQLHWLEQDLAQVPEGSTVMVSMHIPTYSVAARKGEFGKEEIKKVLQNRRALYKLLAPYKAHILSGHEHYQENYVVVPNLLEHVHGALCGIFWQAPYNSDGTPLGYTVYEIVGDEVSWYFKAAGLPKDIQFSAYLPGTDRQHPDALIANVWNYDPEWKVYWYEDGVKVGEMKQAQGWDPDIVKYVTAHQQQFRYTYVGAGPTEHIFYAVPTNKNAQFKIEVIDRFGRVYTAEPRAAHL; from the coding sequence ATGAAAAAAAACAGACTAGCTATATGCTTGTTCTTATTGATGCTCTGTGCATCCCAACAACTGTTGGCTCAGCAGCATGCATTGAAGAGGACATTCTTCGGGAAAGTATCGGTTCAAGGTAAAGGAATTCCAGCGGTGGCCGTCAGCGATGGTGTTCAGATAACCTACACGGATAAAAAGGGAAACTATAAGTTGTCTAGTATAGAGAATGTGGAGTTTGTATTCATCAGTACGCCGGCTGGTTTTACGACAACTATCACCAATGGGGTTCCTGATTTTTTTAGACGCGTGAGCAATCGGACAACGGTCAAACAACGCTTTGATTTCGAATTGGAAAGGAATGATAAAGATGAATATCGGCATACTCTGGTAGTCTGTGCAGACCCGCAGGTTGGATTTGACGAAGATGTCCCCAAATTGGAAGCTATTTTAACAGATATGAAGGGACATGTTCGCGACTATTTTGCTGATCAAGCGGTCTATGGAATCATGTGTGGTGACATTGTCGAAAATATAGATCAGGTGTCGCCTACCTTTCAGGATATCCGACAGCGTTTTACAGCTACAGGAATCCCGTTTTTTTATGTCGCGGGGAATCATGATATGGACCTCGACATGCGATCGAACCATCGTTCGAAGTCTCGGTATGAAGCTGTTTTTGGTCCGTCCTACTATTCGTTTAATCGGGGAAAGATCCACTATGTAGTATTGGATGACGTATTTAGCACCGGACGGGCATATGGCTATATCGGATATTTGGAGGAAAAGCAATTGCATTGGTTGGAACAGGACTTGGCTCAGGTGCCCGAGGGTAGTACGGTAATGGTGAGTATGCATATCCCAACATATTCGGTAGCCGCTCGAAAAGGCGAATTTGGAAAAGAGGAAATCAAGAAGGTGCTGCAGAATCGTCGAGCATTGTACAAGCTATTGGCTCCTTATAAGGCTCATATACTCTCGGGACATGAGCATTATCAAGAGAACTATGTTGTGGTCCCCAATCTTCTTGAACACGTGCATGGTGCACTCTGCGGAATCTTTTGGCAAGCACCCTATAATAGTGATGGTACCCCACTGGGGTATACGGTTTACGAAATAGTTGGAGATGAGGTTTCTTGGTATTTTAAAGCAGCTGGCCTTCCTAAGGACATACAGTTTTCCGCTTATTTACCGGGAACGGATCGACAGCATCCAGATGCGCTGATCGCTAACGTCTGGAATTACGACCCCGAATGGAAGGTATACTGGTACGAAGATGGAGTCAAAGTGGGAGAGATGAAGCAGGCTCAGGGATGGGATCCTGATATCGTGAAATATGTGACCGCCCACCAGCAACAGTTTCGGTATACATATGTTGGCGCAGGACCAACAGAACATATATTTTATGCAGTACCCACCAATAAGAATGCCCAATTTAAGATTGAGGTAATCGATCGTTTTGGTAGGGTATATACCGCTGAGCCACGTGCTGCTCATCTATAA